The proteins below come from a single uncultured Fibrobacter sp. genomic window:
- a CDS encoding DNA methylase translates to MNQPRESRTYAAIDLKSFFASVECILRGLDPLKAKLVVADESRTEKTICLAVTPALKAYGIPGRARLFEVNQKVREVQRRTGEKIEFTIAKPQMAKYVEYSTKVYNVYLKYVSAEDIHAYSIDECFLDLTKYLKLYKKTARELVKTIIQDVFATTGITATGGIGSNLYLCKIAMDVMAKHVDADADGVRIAELDEMSYRKQLWAHRPLTSFWQVGRGIAERLENCRLNAGRGIYTMGDIARVSVKNPEALYKQFGVNAEILIDHAWGYEPCTIADIKKAKPRNRSTGEGQVLQDPYPFDKARLVVREMVDTVSMTLIAHDLVTNAMVLTVGYDRENVDKGIYHGVTVTDFYGRTIPKPAHGTASIGYYTSSQSVMADAVMKLFDRIVDPKLTVRRLNLVAADIVDASHEQYDLFTDVKKQEREKKRLKAELLIKKRFGKNAIVKGMDLQEGATTIERNGQIGGHRA, encoded by the coding sequence ATGAACCAGCCTCGCGAATCTCGCACTTATGCGGCCATTGACCTCAAGTCGTTCTTTGCCTCGGTGGAATGCATTCTCCGGGGTCTTGACCCCTTGAAGGCGAAATTGGTGGTGGCCGACGAAAGCCGTACCGAAAAGACGATTTGCTTGGCGGTGACGCCGGCGCTCAAGGCTTACGGAATTCCGGGGCGTGCGCGGCTTTTTGAGGTGAACCAGAAGGTGCGTGAAGTGCAACGGCGCACGGGCGAAAAGATTGAATTCACCATCGCAAAACCGCAAATGGCGAAGTACGTGGAATATTCCACGAAGGTCTACAATGTTTACCTGAAGTATGTGAGCGCCGAAGATATTCATGCGTATTCGATTGACGAATGCTTTCTGGATTTGACGAAATACCTGAAGTTGTACAAGAAGACTGCACGGGAATTGGTGAAGACGATTATTCAAGATGTCTTTGCGACTACAGGAATTACGGCCACCGGTGGCATCGGCAGCAACTTGTACCTATGCAAGATTGCGATGGATGTGATGGCGAAGCATGTGGATGCGGATGCCGACGGCGTGCGCATTGCAGAACTTGACGAAATGAGTTACCGCAAGCAACTTTGGGCGCACAGGCCGCTCACGAGTTTTTGGCAGGTGGGCCGCGGGATTGCAGAGCGTCTGGAAAATTGTAGACTGAATGCAGGGCGCGGCATTTACACGATGGGTGACATAGCCCGCGTGAGTGTCAAGAATCCTGAAGCGCTTTATAAGCAGTTCGGCGTGAATGCAGAAATCCTGATTGACCACGCCTGGGGTTATGAGCCTTGCACGATTGCAGACATCAAGAAGGCAAAACCGCGAAACAGAAGCACGGGCGAAGGCCAGGTGTTGCAAGATCCGTATCCGTTTGACAAGGCGCGTCTTGTGGTGCGCGAAATGGTCGATACGGTTTCGATGACCTTGATTGCGCACGACCTTGTGACAAACGCGATGGTGCTCACGGTGGGTTACGACCGCGAAAACGTGGACAAGGGAATTTACCACGGCGTAACCGTAACGGACTTTTACGGACGTACGATTCCAAAGCCGGCACACGGCACGGCAAGTATCGGTTATTATACCAGCTCACAATCGGTGATGGCCGATGCGGTCATGAAGCTTTTTGACCGCATTGTAGACCCGAAATTAACAGTGCGTCGTTTGAATTTGGTGGCCGCCGATATTGTAGACGCTAGCCACGAACAGTACGACTTGTTTACCGACGTGAAAAAGCAGGAACGCGAAAAGAAACGCCTGAAGGCGGAGCTCCTCATCAAGAAGCGTTTTGGCAAGAACGCGATTGTGAAGGGAATGGACTTGCAAGAAGGTGCCACTACCATCGAGCGCAACGGACAAATCGGAGGACATCGTGCCTAA
- a CDS encoding sensor domain-containing diguanylate cyclase, translating to MDFDKILSHYKAKACVMSVELYPDGSYGNIRIVAGNMAHCEEMESTQGRPFVPDSPYELCFPKNQNFEDHCYRCVQSGKPLHAYVNLYMMGLWLNMFLMPLDSDREDVGYCIYCYDVAPKADSSAMADLSGDTASNVLNACIKLRGAENVKQTFQEVVEDIRKSCESDQCCILLTDAENRECSIFAESTREGLKVQPMSRYVEGFYAIAETWPETLAGSTCIIVKDERDMEKLRLTNPIWGSMLDLSGVKTIILFPLRHGGELLGYLWTVNFNVDNTLIIKETLEVTTFLIASEISSYLLLNKLQTLSTIDSLTGVKNRNVMNNRIDQIVAGRKLTPDAVVFADLNGLKRTNDEQGHISGDKVLRSAAEILQYVFPEEDVYRAGGDEFIVLVSSISEDELNTRIAKIRTMAKLSENVYFSIGVCCGEPDVRRAMHIADERMYVDKKSFYIEHPELKYR from the coding sequence ATGGATTTTGATAAGATTCTATCGCATTATAAGGCGAAAGCCTGCGTGATGTCCGTGGAACTGTACCCGGATGGATCTTATGGGAATATCCGCATTGTGGCTGGGAACATGGCTCATTGCGAAGAAATGGAGTCGACTCAGGGGCGTCCGTTTGTGCCAGATTCGCCGTATGAACTGTGCTTTCCGAAGAACCAAAATTTCGAAGACCACTGTTACCGCTGCGTGCAGTCGGGCAAGCCTCTCCATGCTTATGTGAACCTGTACATGATGGGCCTCTGGCTGAACATGTTCTTGATGCCGTTGGATTCCGACCGCGAAGACGTCGGTTACTGCATTTACTGCTACGATGTGGCGCCCAAGGCAGATTCTTCGGCTATGGCAGACCTTTCCGGAGACACCGCCTCGAACGTTCTCAACGCTTGTATCAAGCTGCGCGGTGCAGAAAATGTCAAGCAGACCTTCCAGGAAGTGGTCGAGGATATCCGTAAATCTTGCGAATCCGATCAATGCTGCATTTTGCTCACCGATGCTGAAAATCGCGAGTGCTCCATTTTTGCAGAATCGACTCGAGAAGGTCTGAAAGTACAACCGATGTCGCGATATGTCGAAGGCTTTTACGCGATTGCAGAAACATGGCCGGAAACGCTTGCCGGCAGTACATGCATTATTGTGAAAGACGAACGCGATATGGAAAAGCTGCGCTTGACGAACCCGATTTGGGGCTCGATGCTTGACCTTTCCGGCGTAAAGACGATTATACTTTTCCCGTTGCGCCATGGCGGCGAATTGCTTGGCTACTTGTGGACGGTTAATTTTAATGTCGACAATACGCTGATTATCAAGGAAACGCTTGAAGTTACAACGTTCCTTATCGCATCTGAAATTTCGAGTTACTTGCTTTTGAACAAGCTTCAAACGCTAAGTACAATCGATTCGCTGACGGGCGTGAAAAATCGTAATGTAATGAACAACCGCATTGACCAAATTGTGGCTGGGCGCAAGCTGACGCCTGATGCCGTTGTTTTTGCAGACTTGAACGGATTGAAGCGTACGAACGACGAACAGGGACATATCTCTGGCGATAAAGTGTTGCGTTCGGCGGCAGAAATTCTGCAATACGTTTTCCCTGAAGAAGACGTGTATCGCGCCGGTGGCGACGAATTTATAGTACTTGTCTCGAGCATCTCGGAAGACGAATTGAATACCCGCATTGCCAAAATACGCACGATGGCAAAACTGTCCGAAAACGTGTATTTCTCTATTGGCGTATGTTGTGGTGAACCTGATGTTCGCAGAGCAATGCATATTGCAGACGAGCGAATGTATGTCGACAAGAAGTCTTTTTACATCGAACACCCTGAATTAAAATACAGATAA
- a CDS encoding DUF1353 domain-containing protein — MSILKKYIDKLQSRKYLQKDRNSITVDDVTIDFPLVFEGNGKMYFFKLDRYVYVKGSRYTKADGKTRDFLLTCLFKKGFMTDGASAPKFAQWIVPDIKKGNDVYNSAPFIHDGLYMHKGTITGADLTREECDDILRGIWRISGMDRVVAGAADLGIQVFAGSSSHWGDDYNNCKHLFVAKLEYR, encoded by the coding sequence ATGTCAATCTTAAAAAAGTATATCGACAAGCTGCAGAGCCGTAAATACCTGCAAAAAGACCGCAATTCCATTACCGTGGACGATGTGACCATCGATTTCCCGCTCGTCTTCGAAGGCAATGGCAAAATGTATTTCTTCAAGCTTGACCGCTACGTGTACGTCAAGGGTTCCCGCTACACCAAGGCCGACGGTAAAACCCGTGACTTCTTGCTGACATGCCTTTTCAAGAAGGGTTTCATGACTGACGGCGCATCCGCCCCGAAATTCGCACAATGGATCGTCCCCGACATCAAGAAGGGCAACGACGTCTACAACTCCGCACCGTTTATTCACGACGGCCTTTACATGCACAAGGGAACCATCACCGGCGCAGACCTCACTCGTGAAGAATGCGACGATATTCTCCGCGGTATCTGGAGAATCTCCGGCATGGACCGCGTGGTCGCAGGCGCCGCCGACCTCGGAATACAAGTCTTTGCAGGCTCATCAAGCCACTGGGGCGACGACTACAACAATTGCAAGCACCTGTTTGTCGCTAAACTTGAATACCGTTAA
- a CDS encoding tetratricopeptide repeat protein yields MLSAALWARPINDGNKLFKNGDYAGALEKYMKAREAEPANPLLFYNIGTCQYRLGNYDEAKKELESAVRMPDKKMAAKAAYNLANTHFRMGEKAAEGSERIAAWRESVAYLKKAIDLDNTFENAKKNVEIVQRKLKEELDKQKQNQDQNQDQNNDQKQPPLSDKAKEVLARALQLCKDGKYAEAKEMLENLIAEDETAGQLSGHVQRIDDVIEIKAGRKPKAKIDASNTDNDLEVI; encoded by the coding sequence ATGCTGTCGGCGGCCCTGTGGGCACGCCCCATTAATGACGGCAATAAATTGTTTAAGAACGGCGACTATGCCGGTGCGCTCGAAAAGTACATGAAGGCCCGTGAAGCGGAGCCTGCAAACCCGCTTTTGTTCTACAATATCGGAACTTGCCAGTACAGGCTCGGCAACTACGACGAGGCCAAAAAGGAACTCGAAAGCGCCGTGCGCATGCCGGATAAGAAGATGGCTGCAAAGGCTGCCTATAATTTGGCGAATACGCATTTCCGCATGGGCGAAAAAGCGGCTGAAGGTAGCGAACGCATTGCCGCATGGCGCGAATCGGTCGCTTACTTGAAGAAGGCCATTGACCTCGACAATACTTTTGAAAATGCGAAGAAGAACGTGGAAATCGTTCAGCGCAAACTGAAAGAAGAACTCGACAAGCAAAAGCAGAATCAGGATCAAAACCAGGACCAGAATAACGACCAGAAGCAGCCGCCTTTGAGTGACAAGGCCAAGGAAGTTTTGGCTCGTGCCCTGCAGCTTTGCAAAGACGGCAAGTACGCCGAAGCAAAGGAAATGCTTGAGAACCTGATTGCCGAAGATGAAACCGCTGGCCAGCTCAGCGGTCATGTACAGCGCATTGATGACGTCATTGAAATCAAGGCGGGTCGCAAGCCCAAGGCAAAGATTGACGCCAGCAACACCGATAACGACTTGGAGGTAATCTAA
- a CDS encoding NPCBM/NEW2 domain-containing protein: MRIFLKLKVHFSRDSFALWGLLVILLNFVMLHGIGFASDLTFWRHWVTDLQQGVGNFTGNYPPLYVLWLRVVGWIYQVTGLNMDLEYELKQFCLFPVILAHISLAHFVWLRIYKRDWLPEVKTIVMLLVVANPAFYLDGPIWGQVDVLPVTFCVWGLWYASRPKTYAIGMGLFMLGLLTKFQMIMFLPVFGALSLRYRKVMWKGLLAMTGVFLLVFLPFIIAGNFSKEFAQAYLSTIDEYPYASMNAGNLWMVFSGNMTPQSRPIFEWAPSFMNPGLLGKVFFVVVSVAIMAQTFFKRLPVSRVMTLAALNALAFFMILPCMHERYVLAAAVVAIAGVACKNRPVVIWAVLLSMVAFLNISMMTSIRGSALWFWIAMAGIVVMFTYMAHSFAPAALDKALRVCGKVKLPALVPYALLVLIYTMDVGGSYLQQAKTAYHLKKGESFVYDLKLLHQSQGYGNTNIGKTVDNNPLHLNGTLYLNGIGSHAPSKHVYALPENASRFTVTCGVDDESGNGVVEFIVRVDDKEIWRSGRMEGRQTATADLDIRGGKKISLETDELGSKNFDHIDWVNPVIHVD; this comes from the coding sequence ATGCGTATTTTTTTGAAGCTTAAGGTCCATTTTTCTAGGGATTCTTTTGCCCTTTGGGGGCTACTGGTCATTCTGCTCAATTTCGTGATGCTGCACGGAATCGGGTTTGCATCGGATTTGACGTTCTGGCGCCATTGGGTAACGGACTTGCAGCAGGGGGTCGGGAACTTTACCGGCAACTACCCGCCGCTTTATGTGTTGTGGCTTCGCGTGGTCGGCTGGATTTACCAGGTGACCGGCCTCAACATGGATTTGGAATATGAACTCAAGCAGTTCTGCCTTTTCCCGGTGATTTTGGCCCACATTTCGCTTGCTCATTTTGTGTGGTTGCGTATTTACAAGCGCGACTGGCTCCCTGAAGTGAAAACCATCGTGATGCTTTTAGTGGTTGCTAACCCGGCGTTTTACCTGGACGGCCCCATTTGGGGACAGGTCGATGTCTTGCCTGTAACATTCTGCGTGTGGGGCCTTTGGTACGCTTCTAGGCCAAAGACATATGCCATTGGCATGGGACTGTTTATGCTTGGACTTTTGACGAAGTTCCAGATGATTATGTTCTTGCCGGTATTCGGTGCGCTTTCTTTGCGTTACCGCAAGGTGATGTGGAAGGGCCTTTTGGCGATGACTGGCGTGTTCCTGCTGGTATTCTTGCCCTTTATTATTGCCGGGAACTTTAGCAAGGAATTTGCCCAGGCGTATTTGAGCACGATTGACGAATACCCCTACGCTTCGATGAACGCGGGCAACTTGTGGATGGTGTTCTCGGGCAACATGACTCCGCAATCGAGACCGATTTTTGAATGGGCGCCCTCGTTTATGAATCCGGGACTGCTCGGGAAAGTTTTCTTTGTGGTTGTCTCGGTCGCAATCATGGCGCAGACCTTCTTTAAGCGTTTGCCGGTGTCGCGCGTGATGACCTTGGCGGCATTGAATGCGTTAGCCTTCTTTATGATTTTGCCGTGCATGCATGAACGCTATGTGCTAGCAGCCGCTGTCGTTGCCATTGCAGGTGTTGCTTGCAAGAATCGTCCTGTTGTTATTTGGGCGGTGCTTTTATCGATGGTTGCTTTCTTGAACATTTCGATGATGACTTCAATTCGCGGAAGTGCTCTTTGGTTCTGGATTGCGATGGCGGGCATTGTGGTGATGTTTACGTATATGGCGCATTCCTTTGCTCCGGCGGCGCTCGACAAGGCCTTGCGGGTTTGTGGCAAGGTCAAGTTGCCCGCGCTTGTGCCTTATGCGCTGCTCGTGTTGATTTATACGATGGATGTGGGTGGCAGCTATTTGCAGCAGGCAAAGACGGCTTACCACCTCAAGAAGGGTGAAAGCTTTGTTTATGACTTGAAATTGCTGCACCAGTCTCAGGGCTACGGCAACACGAATATCGGCAAAACGGTCGACAATAATCCATTGCATTTGAACGGCACACTTTACCTTAACGGAATCGGATCGCATGCTCCGTCGAAACATGTTTACGCGCTTCCGGAAAACGCTTCTCGATTTACCGTAACTTGCGGCGTTGACGATGAATCGGGCAACGGTGTGGTAGAATTTATCGTGCGTGTCGACGACAAGGAAATCTGGCGTAGTGGACGCATGGAAGGCCGCCAGACGGCAACTGCCGACTTGGACATTCGCGGTGGTAAAAAAATTTCTCTTGAAACCGATGAACTGGGCTCCAAGAATTTTGACCACATTGACTGGGTGAATCCGGTTATTCACGTAGATTAA
- a CDS encoding TIGR02147 family protein, whose amino-acid sequence MKPIFEYYDYREYMRAFYEERKRISAFSWREFSKIAGFTSPNYMKVVCDGKSRLSKIGVARVANAMGLADHEKLYFEKLVALSDATDESRKRKILSEIQEMAKVYKIKMLDGDAFAYFESWLNPVLRELAPMNPGKKPLALSKMCYPQVSATEVRRSLDFMVHAGILKNVGEDRYEQTEKIVSGATEIMPLAIRSMHRQMAKNAVDSIDSVPVSKRNFNGVTLSVTQKEYDLIVAEMEIFRQRILSIASGVESGDQVYRLNLQFFPLTKSKENDHE is encoded by the coding sequence ATGAAGCCGATATTTGAGTACTACGATTATCGAGAATATATGCGGGCGTTTTATGAGGAACGCAAGCGTATTTCTGCATTTTCGTGGCGCGAATTTTCGAAGATTGCCGGGTTTACTTCTCCAAACTATATGAAGGTTGTTTGCGATGGTAAAAGTAGGCTGAGTAAGATTGGCGTTGCCCGTGTTGCAAATGCGATGGGACTTGCCGACCACGAAAAACTGTATTTTGAAAAGTTGGTCGCATTAAGTGATGCAACCGATGAGTCCAGGAAGCGAAAGATTTTGTCTGAAATTCAGGAGATGGCGAAAGTCTACAAAATCAAGATGCTTGATGGTGATGCGTTTGCTTATTTTGAATCGTGGTTGAATCCGGTGCTCCGTGAGCTTGCTCCAATGAACCCTGGTAAAAAGCCCCTTGCGCTTTCCAAGATGTGCTATCCGCAGGTGAGTGCCACTGAAGTCCGCCGCTCGCTTGACTTTATGGTGCACGCAGGAATCCTCAAGAATGTGGGCGAAGATCGTTATGAACAGACGGAAAAAATTGTTTCGGGGGCGACAGAAATTATGCCCTTGGCGATTCGCTCCATGCATCGGCAAATGGCGAAAAACGCCGTGGATTCCATTGACTCCGTCCCTGTATCCAAGCGTAACTTTAACGGAGTGACGCTTTCGGTGACGCAGAAGGAATATGATTTGATTGTCGCGGAAATGGAAATCTTTAGACAGAGAATTTTATCTATTGCAAGCGGTGTGGAATCTGGTGATCAGGTTTATCGTTTGAACTTGCAATTTTTCCCCTTAACAAAATCCAAGGAGAATGACCATGAATAA
- a CDS encoding M18 family aminopeptidase, which translates to MEYFEFLNKSVTPYHTVEALKALFDAKCEKNARFFERGGALIAVRCPKQICSDSQFRIALAHTDFPTLKITPNPDGAAAGVRTLHPEIYGSPLFTSWLDRDLGYAGLLAYELDGKLQTKLIRGVKLFRIPQLAVHLNRGVNQDGLKVNPQTDLNALWTAVGGKERFVEALQAELPAGAKLLDFDVQLFDVQPAQFGGFENEWIYSGRLDNLSSCHAIAEAFAAAGELEKDFQVAAFFNNEEVGSTTREGAGSNFLRSVLESSLSGSGTGNLDSMLAASLALSIDMAHAEHPNFTQKHDPNHAPILGQGVVLKTNSQKRYASDVISNASFKLLCEQNNIPYQTFVMRNDMPCGSTVGPTISASLGIPTVDIGEPMLSMHSIREMTAVKDHESMIRLVTAFFG; encoded by the coding sequence ATGGAATACTTTGAATTTTTGAACAAATCGGTGACTCCGTACCATACCGTAGAGGCGTTAAAAGCCCTTTTTGACGCAAAATGTGAAAAAAATGCCCGTTTTTTTGAACGTGGTGGTGCCTTGATAGCGGTTCGATGCCCAAAACAAATTTGTTCGGACTCCCAGTTTAGGATAGCCCTTGCCCATACAGATTTTCCGACTTTGAAAATTACGCCGAACCCGGACGGGGCGGCGGCCGGTGTACGCACTTTGCACCCTGAAATTTACGGAAGCCCGCTTTTTACGAGTTGGCTGGACCGAGATTTGGGCTATGCCGGCTTGCTGGCTTATGAATTGGATGGAAAATTGCAGACCAAGCTGATTCGCGGCGTTAAGTTGTTCCGCATTCCGCAACTGGCGGTTCATTTGAATCGCGGAGTGAATCAGGATGGCCTCAAGGTGAATCCGCAGACCGATTTGAATGCTCTGTGGACTGCCGTGGGCGGCAAGGAACGCTTTGTGGAGGCTTTGCAGGCGGAACTCCCTGCAGGTGCGAAGCTGCTTGATTTTGACGTGCAACTTTTTGATGTACAGCCGGCGCAGTTTGGCGGTTTTGAAAACGAGTGGATTTATTCGGGCCGTCTTGACAACCTGAGCAGCTGCCATGCGATTGCCGAAGCGTTTGCTGCGGCAGGCGAATTGGAGAAGGATTTCCAGGTGGCGGCGTTTTTCAATAACGAAGAGGTTGGCTCTACTACGCGCGAAGGTGCTGGTAGCAACTTCCTGAGAAGTGTGCTGGAATCGTCGCTGAGCGGGAGTGGAACAGGCAATTTGGATTCTATGCTTGCGGCAAGCCTCGCCCTTTCTATTGACATGGCCCATGCCGAACACCCGAACTTTACGCAGAAGCACGATCCGAACCATGCTCCGATTCTGGGGCAGGGTGTTGTATTGAAGACAAATTCACAAAAGCGTTATGCAAGCGATGTAATTTCGAATGCTAGTTTCAAACTGCTTTGCGAACAAAATAATATTCCGTATCAGACATTCGTGATGCGCAACGACATGCCGTGCGGTTCGACGGTTGGCCCCACGATTTCGGCTTCGCTTGGAATCCCGACGGTAGACATTGGCGAGCCCATGCTCAGCATGCACAGCATTCGCGAGATGACCGCGGTCAAGGATCACGAGAGCATGATTCGATTAGTCACGGCGTTCTTCGGTTAA
- a CDS encoding MlaD family protein, giving the protein MAFKPRINWMEISGLLVGIFFAVAVMVFGIVLYAKLFSSGMIGVEEYSLHSRFEKAFGLSPGTRVMISGVDVGRIDSMTVEGEGVRITFTIQKKFQNLITDSAKVYAMRDQNMIAARVINIDIRRGKGNVLPDGGYLPPGESQDIETVMEKINMVLGRVNGLIDAADTILGMAKDTGTTIGALFGSRLLYDNLNRQLMRLDDITYQGKKVLFQASGLFDTIQYHVPVLLEKVDTIATTVSEMMVEVRPLPQKVDNVMNRVDGLMGQVDKTFGRVDGLLNEVSLVTSGLSDFMEATEQTLQNADDLMAGVSNMWIVKRSMPNQDSVPFMVETLW; this is encoded by the coding sequence ATGGCTTTTAAACCTCGCATTAACTGGATGGAAATTTCCGGCCTCCTGGTCGGTATATTCTTTGCCGTCGCTGTGATGGTTTTTGGCATCGTACTTTACGCAAAACTTTTCTCCTCCGGCATGATCGGTGTGGAAGAATACAGTCTGCATAGCCGCTTTGAAAAAGCGTTCGGTCTAAGTCCGGGAACCCGAGTTATGATTAGCGGTGTGGATGTGGGCCGTATTGACAGCATGACCGTCGAAGGTGAAGGCGTCAGGATTACATTTACTATTCAAAAAAAGTTCCAGAACCTGATTACGGATAGTGCCAAGGTGTATGCCATGCGCGACCAGAACATGATTGCAGCGCGTGTCATCAACATCGATATTCGTCGTGGTAAGGGTAACGTACTGCCTGACGGCGGTTATTTGCCGCCAGGAGAATCGCAAGATATCGAAACGGTAATGGAAAAAATCAACATGGTCTTGGGCCGCGTAAACGGTTTGATTGACGCCGCCGACACCATTCTCGGCATGGCCAAGGATACGGGAACGACCATCGGCGCCCTGTTCGGCTCTAGACTTTTGTATGACAACTTGAACCGCCAGCTCATGCGTCTTGACGATATTACCTACCAAGGCAAAAAGGTCTTGTTCCAGGCATCCGGCTTGTTCGATACAATCCAATACCACGTTCCTGTCTTGCTTGAAAAGGTGGATACCATTGCAACGACTGTCTCTGAAATGATGGTCGAGGTCAGGCCCCTGCCGCAAAAGGTGGACAACGTGATGAATCGTGTTGACGGCTTGATGGGTCAGGTGGACAAAACCTTCGGCCGCGTCGACGGACTCTTGAACGAGGTGAGCCTTGTTACCTCAGGCCTTTCGGACTTTATGGAAGCAACGGAGCAGACGCTCCAGAATGCGGATGACTTGATGGCTGGTGTTTCGAACATGTGGATCGTGAAGCGTTCCATGCCTAATCAAGATTCCGTGCCCTTCATGGTGGAGACGTTATGGTAA
- the pyrF gene encoding orotidine-5'-phosphate decarboxylase has protein sequence MNFQARLEERIAKCGNPVCLGMDPVMKLIDPCCPEGSAEDKIKRFYSEILECCLKRNVTPAVVKPNSAYYECVSVQAMLVLQQLIADYRSAGIPVILDAKRGDIGKSSAAYATAAYDVYKADAVTVSPWMGADSVGPFIRENSENGAYVLLRTSNKGAHDFQDLPVVRGDNPRDVAEAFYSVADKIMEWDANLGYLGAVVGATHPEELEKITAYTVAHKHEIPFLIPGVSIPGVPGGQGGDAKTVLTAIANGGGKRKFHVLNSSSGLNFAYQRSGHPENFASDCVDALEKLAEACQI, from the coding sequence ATGAACTTCCAGGCTCGCTTAGAAGAACGTATCGCCAAGTGCGGTAACCCGGTTTGCCTTGGCATGGATCCGGTCATGAAGTTGATCGACCCGTGCTGTCCTGAAGGATCTGCCGAAGACAAGATCAAGCGTTTCTATTCTGAAATTCTGGAATGCTGCCTCAAGCGTAACGTGACGCCCGCGGTGGTGAAGCCGAACAGTGCTTACTACGAATGCGTGAGCGTGCAGGCCATGCTCGTGTTGCAGCAGCTGATTGCCGACTATCGCAGCGCCGGTATTCCCGTGATTTTGGATGCAAAGCGCGGTGACATCGGTAAGTCGAGCGCTGCTTATGCAACTGCCGCTTACGATGTGTACAAGGCCGATGCCGTGACGGTTTCTCCTTGGATGGGTGCCGATTCTGTGGGCCCGTTCATTCGCGAAAATTCTGAAAATGGTGCCTACGTTTTGCTCCGCACGAGCAACAAGGGCGCCCACGACTTCCAGGATTTGCCGGTGGTCCGTGGCGATAATCCGCGCGATGTTGCCGAAGCATTCTATTCCGTAGCTGACAAGATTATGGAATGGGACGCCAACCTCGGTTACCTCGGTGCCGTTGTCGGTGCAACTCACCCCGAAGAACTTGAAAAGATTACCGCTTACACGGTTGCTCACAAGCACGAAATTCCGTTCTTGATTCCGGGTGTATCTATTCCTGGTGTTCCGGGCGGTCAGGGCGGTGACGCAAAGACCGTGCTTACGGCTATCGCCAACGGCGGTGGCAAGCGCAAGTTCCACGTGCTCAACAGCTCCAGTGGTTTGAACTTTGCTTACCAGCGTAGCGGACATCCCGAGAACTTCGCAAGCGATTGCGTCGACGCTCTCGAAAAACTCGCTGAGGCCTGCCAGATTTAA